One region of Rubinisphaera margarita genomic DNA includes:
- a CDS encoding branched-chain amino acid aminotransferase, whose protein sequence is MTNIINALYNDEAGFIISAELVLVATICVLGMVVGLSEVAFNVNQELEDVGAAFGSINQNFAYNGTAGHKGSIAGSTYNDEWDQCDDSCDVTCDVRPTPENY, encoded by the coding sequence ATGACGAACATCATCAACGCTCTGTACAACGACGAAGCTGGCTTCATCATCTCGGCTGAACTGGTCCTGGTCGCCACCATCTGTGTCCTGGGAATGGTCGTTGGACTTTCGGAAGTCGCCTTCAACGTCAATCAGGAGCTCGAAGACGTCGGAGCCGCCTTCGGCAGCATCAATCAGAACTTCGCCTACAACGGGACCGCCGGTCACAAGGGAAGCATCGCTGGCAGCACCTACAACGACGAATGGGATCAGTGCGACGACAGCTGCGATGTGACCTGCGATGTCAGACCGACCCCGGAAAACTACTAG
- a CDS encoding VOC family protein: protein MQLITPFLWYNTEAEEAARFYTSIFPDSKILSTSYYGSNTHMPEGTVMTVNFELAGQKFVAMNGGPNYPLTPAISFMVEVDSQEELDRYWDALSAGGEPVQCGWLTDKFGLSWQITPPELLQMIEDPDSARKERAMGAMMQMVKLDLNKLREAYNA from the coding sequence ATGCAATTGATCACTCCGTTTCTCTGGTACAACACCGAAGCTGAAGAAGCCGCCCGCTTCTACACCTCGATCTTTCCAGACTCGAAAATTCTGAGCACGTCCTACTACGGCAGCAACACGCACATGCCGGAGGGAACCGTGATGACGGTGAATTTCGAACTGGCCGGACAGAAATTCGTCGCGATGAACGGAGGGCCGAACTATCCGCTGACGCCGGCCATTTCGTTCATGGTCGAAGTCGATTCTCAGGAGGAACTCGATCGCTACTGGGATGCGTTGTCTGCCGGAGGGGAGCCGGTTCAGTGTGGCTGGCTGACGGATAAGTTCGGACTGTCGTGGCAGATCACTCCGCCGGAACTGCTGCAGATGATCGAAGATCCGGATTCCGCTCGAAAAGAACGGGCGATGGGAGCCATGATGCAGATGGTCAAACTCGACCTCAACAAGCTCCGCGAGGCTTACAACGCCTGA
- a CDS encoding S41 family peptidase, with product MRNSANFAWLMCLCLSLSVVWVKVTHAEEDEADTYELMRLFVDTFEEIDDNYVKDIDRRELIEAAVQGMLAKLDPYSNYISPDDLASFEQDVQQEFGGIGIQVHFDPDHRQIVVMTPLPGTPAYKAGVRAGDRIISIEGQNVSEFEVGKELATAVKLLKGPAGAKVTITVKHEPEDPLQGAAVTETDTDEVFEDEPVEVKSLIEKLEIERDVIKVATVMGDRYNADGTWDFMIDDDKKIGYIRLSHFSRNSASELQAALKQLEKEGMQGLILDLRWNPGGLLTSATEISDLFVESGKIVSTKGRNTQERTWRAKKRGTFSGFPMAVMINRFSASASEIVSACLQDHGRAVIIGERSWGKGSVQNIIELEDGDSALKLTTASYHRPSGKNIHRFPKAKPEDEWGVMPDDGYKVEFTTKEMIEYRKYRSERDVLSENGPEESDYVDQQLKKALEHVLSELNPEDEAREAKEKPEDAVAPADGKKAAFIPRSFFVVPAITVL from the coding sequence ATGCGGAATTCCGCCAACTTTGCGTGGCTGATGTGTTTGTGCCTGTCGTTGTCCGTGGTTTGGGTGAAGGTGACTCACGCCGAGGAGGATGAGGCGGACACCTACGAACTGATGCGGCTGTTCGTGGATACGTTTGAGGAAATTGACGACAACTACGTCAAAGACATTGACCGTCGCGAGCTGATTGAGGCGGCTGTCCAGGGCATGCTGGCCAAACTGGACCCTTATTCCAACTACATCAGCCCCGATGACCTGGCCTCGTTCGAACAGGATGTGCAGCAGGAGTTCGGCGGCATCGGCATCCAGGTTCACTTCGACCCGGATCATCGGCAAATCGTGGTGATGACACCACTCCCCGGCACTCCCGCTTACAAAGCCGGAGTTCGCGCTGGCGATCGCATCATCAGCATCGAAGGCCAGAACGTTTCGGAGTTCGAGGTCGGCAAAGAACTCGCAACTGCGGTGAAACTGCTCAAAGGCCCTGCCGGTGCCAAGGTCACGATCACCGTGAAGCATGAACCGGAAGATCCCCTTCAGGGAGCTGCCGTCACCGAGACAGACACCGACGAAGTCTTCGAGGACGAGCCGGTGGAAGTGAAAAGCCTGATCGAAAAGCTTGAGATCGAGCGGGACGTGATCAAAGTCGCGACCGTCATGGGTGATCGTTACAACGCGGACGGCACCTGGGATTTCATGATCGATGACGACAAGAAGATCGGCTACATCCGTCTGTCTCATTTCAGCCGCAACAGTGCGAGCGAACTCCAGGCGGCCTTGAAGCAGCTGGAAAAAGAAGGCATGCAGGGGCTGATTCTGGATCTCCGCTGGAATCCGGGCGGACTGCTGACTTCCGCGACAGAGATCTCGGACCTGTTCGTTGAGTCCGGAAAGATCGTGAGCACCAAAGGCCGCAATACTCAGGAACGAACCTGGCGCGCCAAGAAGCGAGGCACGTTCAGCGGCTTTCCAATGGCCGTGATGATCAACCGGTTCTCGGCTTCGGCCAGCGAAATCGTAAGCGCCTGCCTGCAGGATCACGGCCGGGCCGTCATCATCGGCGAACGGTCCTGGGGCAAAGGGAGCGTGCAGAACATCATCGAACTCGAAGATGGCGACAGTGCCCTGAAACTGACCACCGCCAGCTATCACCGTCCGAGCGGCAAGAACATCCATCGCTTTCCCAAGGCCAAGCCGGAAGACGAATGGGGCGTGATGCCGGATGACGGATACAAGGTCGAGTTCACGACGAAAGAGATGATCGAGTACCGAAAGTATCGCAGCGAACGGGATGTGCTGAGCGAAAACGGACCGGAAGAAAGCGACTATGTCGATCAGCAGCTGAAGAAGGCTCTGGAGCACGTCCTTTCTGAACTCAATCCTGAGGATGAAGCACGGGAGGCCAAGGAAAAGCCGGAAGACGCCGTGGCTCCGGCTGATGGCAAGAAGGCCGCCTTCATTCCGCGATCGTTCTTTGTGGTGCCCGCGATCACGGTGCTCTAG
- the tsaD gene encoding tRNA (adenosine(37)-N6)-threonylcarbamoyltransferase complex transferase subunit TsaD translates to MAELLLSLESTCDETAAAVIQRDGTVLSSIVSSQTDLHERYGGVVPEVAARAHLERILPVIDRSLQQAGVQLNQLSAVAVATHPGLIGSLLVGVTAAKTLAMTLDVPLIAIDHVTAHIYACQMVSREKIFPAVGLVVSGGHTNLYDCRDALTATLLGSTIDDAAGEAFDKVAAILELPYPGGPSIQKCGEQGNEDAFPFPRSFYDQSRLAFSFSGLKTAVLYEVRGKPGHQNVPPPMTDQRRADIAASFEKAVVEVLVRKCEQALAQTGAKNLCVGGGVAANRRLRIALQKMAGKRRIKLVVAPMEYCTDNAAMGAIAWEKYERGLFAPLNIDPTPGLVRAPM, encoded by the coding sequence ATGGCCGAATTGCTGCTCTCTCTCGAATCGACATGCGACGAAACTGCTGCCGCCGTGATCCAACGAGACGGAACGGTCTTAAGTTCGATCGTTTCTTCTCAGACTGATCTCCATGAGCGTTACGGCGGCGTTGTGCCTGAAGTGGCCGCTCGCGCCCACCTCGAACGCATTCTGCCCGTCATCGATCGATCACTGCAACAGGCGGGCGTGCAGCTGAATCAGCTCTCCGCGGTTGCCGTCGCTACTCATCCGGGCCTGATTGGGTCATTGCTTGTGGGGGTGACCGCGGCCAAGACGCTGGCGATGACACTCGACGTTCCGTTGATCGCCATCGACCATGTCACCGCCCACATCTACGCCTGTCAGATGGTGTCCAGAGAGAAGATCTTTCCAGCGGTTGGCCTGGTGGTGAGTGGCGGCCACACGAACCTCTACGATTGCCGCGATGCCCTGACGGCGACTCTACTCGGGTCGACGATCGATGACGCCGCCGGGGAAGCCTTCGATAAAGTCGCGGCTATTCTTGAGCTGCCGTATCCGGGGGGGCCTTCGATTCAGAAGTGTGGCGAGCAGGGGAATGAAGATGCCTTTCCGTTCCCGCGTTCGTTCTACGATCAGTCACGACTCGCGTTCAGTTTCAGCGGATTGAAGACAGCCGTGCTCTACGAAGTTCGGGGCAAACCGGGGCACCAGAACGTCCCGCCGCCGATGACCGATCAGCGCCGAGCTGATATCGCGGCCTCCTTCGAGAAAGCGGTTGTTGAAGTCCTGGTCCGAAAGTGCGAACAGGCACTCGCGCAGACGGGGGCGAAAAATCTGTGCGTCGGAGGCGGAGTGGCAGCAAATCGACGGCTGAGAATTGCTCTGCAGAAAATGGCCGGGAAGCGTAGGATTAAGCTGGTCGTCGCTCCCATGGAGTACTGCACCGACAACGCGGCGATGGGGGCGATCGCCTGGGAGAAGTACGAACGCGGACTGTTTGCCCCACTTAATATCGATCCGACTCCCGGGCTTGTTCGCGCTCCGATGTGA